One part of the Arabidopsis thaliana chromosome 1 sequence genome encodes these proteins:
- a CDS encoding uncharacterized protein (unknown protein; FUNCTIONS IN: molecular_function unknown; INVOLVED IN: biological_process unknown; LOCATED IN: endomembrane system; Has 30201 Blast hits to 17322 proteins in 780 species: Archae - 12; Bacteria - 1396; Metazoa - 17338; Fungi - 3422; Plants - 5037; Viruses - 0; Other Eukaryotes - 2996 (source: NCBI BLink).): MGFTLVFTGLSESAQVLIGLSGVTPICIMNSYVIFL, encoded by the coding sequence ATGGGATTTACATTGGTATTTACTGGATTGTCAGAGTCCGCCCAAGTGCTTATTGGACTATCTGGAGTTACTCCTATCTGTATCATGAATTCTTATGTAATTTTTCTGTGA
- a CDS encoding S-adenosyl-L-methionine-dependent methyltransferases superfamily protein (S-adenosyl-L-methionine-dependent methyltransferases superfamily protein; INVOLVED IN: biological_process unknown; LOCATED IN: Golgi apparatus; EXPRESSED IN: 25 plant structures; EXPRESSED DURING: 14 growth stages; CONTAINS InterPro DOMAIN/s: Protein of unknown function DUF248, methyltransferase putative (InterPro:IPR004159); BEST Arabidopsis thaliana protein match is: S-adenosyl-L-methionine-dependent methyltransferases superfamily protein (TAIR:AT2G34300.2); Has 67484 Blast hits to 30961 proteins in 1935 species: Archae - 320; Bacteria - 15779; Metazoa - 19664; Fungi - 6042; Plants - 3831; Viruses - 666; Other Eukaryotes - 21182 (source: NCBI BLink).), producing the protein MAMGKYSRVDGKKSSGYGLTITIVLIVSLCLVGAWMFMSSWSAPTESIDFSANERTKDVDTTKSDFKSEEVDRGSKSFPDEKNEETEVVTETNEEKTDPEKSGEENSGEKTESAEERKEFDDKNGDGDRKNGDGEKDTESESDETKQKEKTQLEESSEENKSEDSNGTEENAGESEENTEKKSEENAGETEESTEKSKDVFPAGDQAEITKESSTGSGAWSTQLVESQNEKKAQVSSIKWKVCNVTAGPDYIPCLDNWQAIRKLHSTKHYEHRERHCPEESPRCLVSLPEGYKRSIKWPKSREKIWYTNIPHTKLAEVKGHQNWVKMSGEYLTFPGGGTQFKNGALHYIDFLQESYPDIAWGNRTRVILDVGCGVASFGGYLFDRDVLALSFAPKDEHEAQVQFALERGIPAMSNVMGTKRLPFPGSVFDLIHCARCRVPWHIEGGKLLLELNRALRPGGFFVWSATPVYRKTEEDVGIWKAMSKLTKAMCWELMTIKKDELNEVGAAIYQKPMSNKCYNERSQNEPPLCKDSDDQNAAWNVPLEACIHKVTEDSSKRGAVWPESWPERVETVPQWLDSQEGVYGKPAQEDFTADHERWKTIVSKSYLNGMGIDWSYVRNVMDMRAVYGGFAAALKDLKLWVMNVVPIDSPDTLPIIYERGLFGIYHDWCESFSTYPRTYDLLHADHLFSSLKKRCNLVGVMAEVDRILRPQGTFIVRDDMETIGEIEKMVKSMKWNVRMTHSKDGEGLLSVQKSWWRPTEAETIQSAIA; encoded by the exons ATGGCAATGGGGAAGTATTCTCGTGTAGACGGGAAGAAGTCATCGGGATATGGCTTAACCATTACCATCGTTTTAATTGTTTCTCTATGTTTGGTTGGGGCGTGGATGTTCATGTCTTCATGGTCTGCTCCAACTGAGTCTATTGACTTCTCTGCAAACGAGAGGACAAAAGATGTAGATACTACTAAGAGTGATTTCAAAAGTGAAGAGGTTGATCGAGGTTCCAAGAGTTTTCCGGATGAAAAGAATGAGGAGACGGAGGTTGTGACAGAGACCAACGAAGAGAAGACTGATCCTGAGAAATCTGGTGAGGAGAACTCTGGTGAGAAAACGGAGTCGGCTGAGGAAAGAAAGGAGTTTGATGACAAAAATGGTGATGGGGATAGAAAAAATGGAGACGGTGAGAAAGACACGGAATCAGAAAGTGATGAAACCaagcaaaaagagaaaacacaacTGGAAGAGAGctcagaagaaaacaaatctgagGATAGTAATGGAACCGAAGAGAATGCTGGTGAATCTGAAGAAAACACCGAGAAGAAGTCAGAAGAAAACGCTGGTGAAACTGAAGAGAGCACTGAGAAGAGTAAGGATGTTTTCCCAGCTGGTGACCAGGCTGAAATCACAAAGGAGTCAAGCACTGGAAGTGGGGCTTGGTCTACCCAATTGGTGGAATCCCAGAACGAGAAGAAAGCACAAGTGTCCTCAATTAAATGGAAAGTCTGCAATGTGACAGCTGGACCAGACTACATCCCTTGCCTTGACAATTGGCAAGCTATCAGAAAGCTTCATTCGACAAAGCATTATGAACATCGTGAGAGGCATTGTCCCGAGGAGTCTCCACGCTGCCTTGTTTCTCTTCCCGAAGGGTATAAGCGATCCATCAAGTGGCCTAAGAGcagagaaaag ATCTGGTACACCAATATTCCACACACCAAGCTTGCAGAAGTCAAGGGACATCAAAACTGGGTGAAGATGAGTGGTGAATACTTAACATTCCCTGGTGGAGGTACTCAATTCAAGAATGGTGCTCTTCACTACATTGATTTCCTCCAAGAG TCATATCCTGATATTGCTTGGGGAAATAGGACTCGTGTTATATTGGATGTTGGGTGTGGGGTTGCTAGCTTTGGGGGATATCTTTTTGACAGAGATGTACTCGCTTTGTCATTTGCACCCAAAGACGAACACGAGGCACAGGTGCAATTTGCTCTGGAACGTGGTATTCCTGCAATGTCAAATGTTATGGGAACCAAGAGATTACCTTTTCCAGGATCTGTTTTTGACCTTATCCATTGTGCTCGTTGTAGAGTTCCTTGGCATATCGAAG GTGGTAAACTACTTTTGGAGTTGAACCGTGCATTGAGGCCGGGTGGTTTCTTTGTCTGGTCAGCGACTCCAGTCTATAGGAAGACTGAGGAAGATGTTGGCATATGGAAAG CTATGTCGAAGCTAACAAAGGCAATGTGCTGGGAACTGATGACGATTAAGAAAGATGAACTGAATGAAGTTGGTGCTGCCATTTACCAGAAGCCAATGTCGAATAAATGCTACAATGAAAGATCTCAAAATGAGCCACCTCTCTGCAAAGACTCTGATGATCAAAATGCCGCCTG GAATGTTCCACTTGAGGCATGTATTCACAAAGTAACAGAAGATTCATCAAAACGCGGAGCAGTTTGGCCTGAAAGTTGGCCGGAAAGAGTGGAGACGGTTCCTCAGTGGTTAGATTCTCAGGAAGGAGTATATGGAAAACCTGCACAAGAGGATTTCACAGCAGACCATGAACGCTGGAAGACTATTGTTTCAAAGTCATACCTCAACGGTATGGGAATCGATTGGTCTTATGTTAGAAATGTGATGGACATGAGAGCAGTCTATGGAGG tttTGCTGCTGCATTGAAGGATCTGAAACTGTGGGTGATGAATGTAGTTCCTATCGACTCACCTGATACCCTTCCGATTATATACGAACGTGGTTTGTTTGGAATCTATCATGATTGGTGTGAATCATTCAGCACTTACCCTCGGACTTACGACCTCCTTCACGCTGatcatcttttctcttcaCTGAAAAAGAG GTGCAACTTGGTGGGCGTGATGGCTGAAGTAGACCGGATTCTTAGACCACAAGGAACTTTCATAGTAAGAGATGACATGGAAACGATAGGAGAAATTGAGAAGATGGTGAAATCGATGAAATGGAATGTAAGAATGACACATTCCAAAGATGGAGAAGGATTGCTCTCTGTTCAGAAGTCATGGTGGCGTCCTACAGAGGCCGAGACCATTCAGTCGGCAATAGCTTGA
- a CDS encoding SAUR-like auxin-responsive protein family (SAUR-like auxin-responsive protein family; FUNCTIONS IN: molecular_function unknown; INVOLVED IN: response to auxin stimulus; LOCATED IN: mitochondrion; EXPRESSED IN: 12 plant structures; EXPRESSED DURING: 9 growth stages; CONTAINS InterPro DOMAIN/s: Auxin responsive SAUR protein (InterPro:IPR003676); BEST Arabidopsis thaliana protein match is: SAUR-like auxin-responsive protein family (TAIR:AT1G29500.1); Has 775 Blast hits to 762 proteins in 22 species: Archae - 0; Bacteria - 0; Metazoa - 0; Fungi - 0; Plants - 775; Viruses - 0; Other Eukaryotes - 0 (source: NCBI BLink).), which translates to MINTKKLLKMAKKWQQRAALKRKRISFQRSTTTTTTTTTTTSSSTAVEKGCFVVYTVDKIRFAFPLSYLNNSVFEELLKISEEEFGLRAGGPITLPFDSVFLEYLIKFIERRMDGDTEKALLMSISSARCSMQPQEQQSGYTQQLLVF; encoded by the coding sequence ATGATCAACACTAAGAAACTACTCAAGATGGCCAAGAAATGGCAACAAAGAGCTGCCCTCAAGAGGAAAAGAATCTCATTCCAAAGATcaactactactactactactactactactactactagcAGCTCAACTGCTGTGGAGAAGGGCTGTTTCGTGGTTTACACGGTTGATAAAATCCGCTTTGCTTTTCCGTTAAGTTACTTGAACAACTCTGTTTTCGAAGAGCTCTTGAAGATATCTGAAGAAGAGTTCGGCCTCAGGGCGGGTGGACCAATCACGTTGCCGTTCGACTCGGTTTTCTTGGAGTATCTCATCAAATTTATCGAACGAAGAATGGATGGAGATACAGAAAAAGCTCTTTTAATGTCAATCTCTAGTGCTAGATGCTCTATGCAACCACAAGAACAACAGAGTGGTTATACCCAACAATTACTTGTATTTTAG
- a CDS encoding SAUR-like auxin-responsive protein family, giving the protein MQQSLEHSSSFTTFITSEIYTTTQLTIPFLFALFLLVKMINTKKLLKMAKKWQQRAALKRKRISFQRSTTTTTTTTTTTSSSTAVEKGCFVVYTVDKIRFAFPLSYLNNSVFEELLKISEEEFGLRAGGPITLPFDSVFLEYLIKFIERRMDGDTEKALLMSISSARCSMQPQEQQSGYTQQLLVF; this is encoded by the coding sequence atgcaACAAAGCTTAGAGCATTCTTCATCATTCACCACTTTCATTACTTCAGAGATTTATACTACAACACAACTTACAATcccttttttgtttgctctcTTTCTATTAGTAAAGATGATCAACACTAAGAAACTACTCAAGATGGCCAAGAAATGGCAACAAAGAGCTGCCCTCAAGAGGAAAAGAATCTCATTCCAAAGATcaactactactactactactactactactactactagcAGCTCAACTGCTGTGGAGAAGGGCTGTTTCGTGGTTTACACGGTTGATAAAATCCGCTTTGCTTTTCCGTTAAGTTACTTGAACAACTCTGTTTTCGAAGAGCTCTTGAAGATATCTGAAGAAGAGTTCGGCCTCAGGGCGGGTGGACCAATCACGTTGCCGTTCGACTCGGTTTTCTTGGAGTATCTCATCAAATTTATCGAACGAAGAATGGATGGAGATACAGAAAAAGCTCTTTTAATGTCAATCTCTAGTGCTAGATGCTCTATGCAACCACAAGAACAACAGAGTGGTTATACCCAACAATTACTTGTATTTTAG